The Castanea sativa cultivar Marrone di Chiusa Pesio chromosome 4, ASM4071231v1 sequence CTGCACTCCTGCTCCTGGAACTAGTGTATTTTCTTCTTAATCTTGTCATTTTTCAATTCGTATGATTCCATTTGTGGACTTGTGCAACTTGAAAGATCTTGATTCTTTATGTATTCTTACTGTTATTGACTAGCTGAAATCACTGCTTCATGATTGGGCTGCATAATGGTGGATTGAACATGGTTTTCCATGAACTTGGATTTGCCTTTTCCTCTAGATGTGTGTTTTCCACTCACTTAGGTTTTTCTTGGTTTGCTTTGGATTGAAGTCTTTTGCTTGTcttgtattttggtaatttggACCTTTTTATATCTTATTTGATGGTGACCATTAGTCTCAAAAGCTTAATCTATGAGGAAGTGGGTCAACAGTAGCCTCCCtgctttttggttggtggaattggccgGGGAAGCACTTCTCTAATATTTGGAATGTGGTTCAAGCTTTTCTGATGTGGTTAATTTGGCGGGAGTGTAATAATCCTACTTTTGAAGATATTGTGAGATCAATAGATCTTTTGAAGCCTATACTAGTTGGGACCTTATTTACGTGGGGTAGAATTTGGGGTTTTACGCAATGTATTTCCATTTCTGAATTTCTTTCTTCTATTTGTGTCTCTTCTTGAGTTACTTGCATTCATTTTAAGTTTAAGAGTGTTCATCATCGTTAACATGATGTCcttttttatgtaataaatctttgattacctataaaaaaaaagtgtgtcaAGCTCATAGACACATTAACATTAATGCTTCCCCTCGTGTTTAGGCATGCTTAGTTGCACCGAACCAACCAAAGGACTTGCATGTGCAGAACAGAAGAAACTAATTATAGGGTTACCGAAGCTTGCACTGAGGATTTCATGCATAACACATGTTATGATAATTACCCTCTCCTGTCCTGGCCCAACAAAATTAATGACCTACTTGGAACACAGACAAACTGGCCAATGATCTCTAGCTCAAATGGAATCTCTTCTCCTTGTAagaacaaggtggagggtgagatTTATGGATTCAAGACCTACTAGGTTTGTGTATAGTTACCAATAAAAACAATGAATGAAAAAGACAAACTAACAGAGGCATAGACCCATCTAATCCATctgaaatagagaaaaatggGCCAAGCACATGGAGCGTCCAGGAACAGTTAAACCAGGCTCTAATACTATATTAGGAAGTGGACTGACAATGTGTATCAAGttcacatatttatatatatatatatatatatatatatatgtatgaagaatgttaaaactttttttttttttggaacattcatttcttttcttttatttgccATCTCCTTCTCTTATTATACATTTGTTGATCATAGTAAAACTATTTTATGATTGAAGAAGAAACTATAATATTGTTATCAAAGACAGTATTTTTCTTACAGCCTGGGAACTTTAGGTAGGAACTCATATGTTGTCATTTTaaggtttttcatttttgattgGATAAAAGAAACAGCTtggtagaaaataaattaaaaatttttaacaagaaaCTAAATAAACTTTTTTGCTTGCAGGTTCATTGCGCCAGAAGATTTTATGAGAATTTAGTTCCAAGTTTTACCATATATGATGTTGAATGCCCAGACCATTCATTTCGCAAATTTACAGATGATGGTCAATACCTTATAAGTTTCAGCAGAAATAATCAGGATCTGATTGTTTACAGGCCAACCTGGCTTTCATTTTCATGCAAAGAAGAAGATTGTGATGCTCATGATCTACCTTCAAAAGCAAGGAGATTTGAAAGCTTCTTCACACAGTTATATAGTGTATCACTTGCCTCCTGCAATGAACAAATATGCAAAGATTTCTTCCTTTACATGGATAGTAACCAATATGGAATATTTGCTACTACTTCTACTGTACAAAGCCAAGATGCACCTGCTACTAGAGGAGCTATTCCGGGATTCCCGTCAGTAGAAAAGATAACCTTTCATCTATTGAGGTACGTGCTCTTGTTTTCGTATCAGTGGttttacaattttcaagaaatttacaCACTGAAGGTTTAATTTATTTGTAGAGATTGCTTTATGCCTATCTAACAAAAATTGGTTACTCTATGTCTGATAAATCTATATCTTCTTGTGCAATTAGATTGGAAGATGGAGTTATACTAGATGAGAAAGTCTTCCACAATGATTTTGTTAATCTGGCTCATAACATGGGTGTCTTCTTGTATGATGATCTATTGGCTATCGTGTCACTTCGCTATCAAACAGTACACATTCTCCAAATTAGGGACTCTGGGAACCTTGTGGACGTACGAGCTATTGGGGCATATTGTCATGAAGATGATGAACTTTTTCTCAATTCAAATGCTCAGGCAAGTGGCATTACTTTTTAAGCTTTTGATATTCACTTAAGTTCAACAGGCTTTTCACTTCAGATTTCCTAGAATAGTGGAAAAGAATAATGCCCTTGGGTAGGGTAAAAAGGGTTGAATCTCTATTTGCAGTTGCCTGCTTAACAATGGGataaaaaagaacagaaaaataTTTGGAGAGTTTCATCGATTAGGATGCACCAGCAGAACCACAAAGTTCTTTGTccatattatctctctctttctctctctctctctctccaccatCAAAATGTTATCATCTAATGGCTCCTGTACTTATGATAAATTCTTGGTTTGTGCTAACTATAAGGCTATTTGGAGGTACAGCATTTTTACATTCTCAACTCTTGAGTATATCTTTAGTCTTGAccattctttttctatttcttttgcTTGGTGTGGTGGCCTTCGTATTTTTTTTTCGTGTTTAATTAGCCTTCCCTTCTGGGTTGGTTTGATCTATGTGCTTTTTGTTATGGATTGCATATGCATCTGCAGATATCATTAATTACCTTGCATTCTCCTCTATATCATTATTATTCAAATCAAACAAGTTTgattaataaaaacttattctAATGTCTTGGTTTTTGGAGCTCTGAACTGACCCTTCAGCCATTGATGGCAGTGCATGGCATTTCCTGACAAAAGTAAACTGCATCAGTTGCCTCAGACTCATGTTCAGAATGGGTTACATCACAGCCAGCCTAATCTAGACGAGTCTTTTCTGAGTGGCATCAAACAACGCTTGCTTTCATTCATATTCCGCAGAATAtggaatgaagaaaaagatcCGACCTTGGTTGGTTATAtaattttccttcctttttttttttcctgaatataAGTATTGTTTCAGTTATCTGTGAGCAACTTTGGCtgttttcatctctctctctctctctctctctctctctctctctctctctctctattttcttgcATTTCACGAAGCATTGTGAAATAATCATAGCTCTATCCTTGATGAATTTATAATGTTGGATATGATGCAGGACAATGAACTCTCAAAATAGGGGTgtgaagaaacaaagaagaacaagaaagatTGAACCTA is a genomic window containing:
- the LOC142631295 gene encoding light-mediated development protein DET1; translation: MFRSNNIVARIFQRQICTPAPGTSVHCARRFYENLVPSFTIYDVECPDHSFRKFTDDGQYLISFSRNNQDLIVYRPTWLSFSCKEEDCDAHDLPSKARRFESFFTQLYSVSLASCNEQICKDFFLYMDSNQYGIFATTSTVQSQDAPATRGAIPGFPSVEKITFHLLRLEDGVILDEKVFHNDFVNLAHNMGVFLYDDLLAIVSLRYQTVHILQIRDSGNLVDVRAIGAYCHEDDELFLNSNAQCMAFPDKSKLHQLPQTHVQNGLHHSQPNLDESFLSGIKQRLLSFIFRRIWNEEKDPTLRVQCLKKKFYFHFQDYVDLIIWKVQFLDRHHLLIKFGSVEGVVQGARNADHFPAFFAVYNMETTEIVAFYQNSAEDLYHLFEQYCDHFHSTSRNSLYMNFISSHSNNIHALEQLRSMKNKANSSSQFVKKMLGSLPFSCQSQSPSPYFDQSLFRFDEKLISATDRHKPSTDHPIKFILRRPPCSLKFKIKLGPEAGSADGRTKKFSSFLFHPFLPLALSIQHTFLFSQPSVVNIHFRR